One region of Chaetodon auriga isolate fChaAug3 chromosome 5, fChaAug3.hap1, whole genome shotgun sequence genomic DNA includes:
- the camsap1b gene encoding calmodulin-regulated spectrin-associated protein 1-B isoform X2: MDVDLCAGGDSTRRKGDLTGVAEGTMDIIPLEMYDSARAKIAANLRWLFAKAYGIDHIPEDLRDPFYTDQYDQEHIKPPVIRLLLSCELYCRVCALILKSEQAASLQSHLSVIQALSRKGIYVVESDDTPVTDGDLACMPIKMSAHMPMIDALMMAYTVEMISIEKVVASVKRFSTFSASKELPFDLEDAMVFWINKVNMKMREITEREHKVKHHPLESPSHQKSPSKWYWKLVPVRYRREHASGRQLPFFPLLEDLMRDVCDGAALLTVVHCYCPDLMKLEDICLKEVPSIADSLYNIQLLREFANEYLNKSFYLTTEDMLYSPLVLKHNVMVFIAELFWWFETVKPEFVQPRDLQEFKDARAIAQPKSARPSVPISNATKRSFLASPGVADNQSSPEVCNRYFLHPEESDPLKGGPTFSPSHPLLPLRQRQQKQGEDVAGLRNRSNSLTQMDGQPRGSVLAWPDKRQRPLSTLSPYMFHSATDSDADIASGDSVSLARSISKDSLASNVITVTPKHQTSVHQPPQAAIRKVNGHGLMGNVNIEAEEETLVAVARTDGSVTPKRVEGPQATATVGPKPSSESKPAPDSFYLEPLMPAVLKTAKEKSVCLNKEEESGEGPRSSGRGSLRRGDGSTSAVRRKAPCSLNQTFTPSGEEEDLSEEPPQAQAGFRPIVTSSVDPSSREPAGGFYLHSDSEESKAGQGMDAELEDLDEEEEDLDEAVTTKDPNWPRKAFIEEDEEEESAKLQEDMNVKEHEDKDLNGGSGRSSPCLSAHSQASSMASGSVRMTSFAERKAQQQRFGSNHDLRSSASSSQRTTPDGSESSGPLTSSWKLKRDQSPSSPLGGYSRTGDGNGGASVLASELVQLRMQLEEKRRAIEHQKKKMEVLSARQRQKLGKAAFLHVVKKGSGKSDTLPNPLKADIPKDELSGGKGPSSKDDMCVDALRGDKELEGTTPSGALEADKKGNSGSFYLEEELDLNECSRSIELLNDAIGSIQQQMMQLSLQQEMLMKQNVQSPPGATPPPPVTSDKNGDSKAGASFHFVEHLSGTSTAPTRKPPKLSSGRGSRSKPSELKIAKEQSRQASRTLTPTQSGSETLPHPRQLAGGRSPRTEYPDSPRNATAVDTIDRPGSGHIRSATFRLRDEANVRLPTRVDLTAVVASEVSFDECLSSTVRETDLNSSDGSGKENVPSEEVQRSKTHLIEVDLSELKAAEDEEAAEDRTTEGGDGEQKSVMGFFFKDEQKAEDELAKKRAAFLLKQQKKAEEARLRKQQLEAESELKRDEARRKAEEERLRKEEEKTRRELIKQEYLRRKQQEMFEEQGLVKPKTPKPKQKHRPKSVFREESSSDNFSKGSSTSDNLSNAQSGSSLSLASAATNEADSVNSGGAGSQRCDSVESFPGSRNNSRTAERDWDNGSTASSITSMAEYTGPKLFKEPSAKSNKPIIHNAISHCCLAGKVNEPQKNQILEELEKCESNHMMILFRDGGCQFRALYSYFPETEEIQKLTGTGPKSISKKMIDKLYKYSSDRKQFTVIPAKTVSVSVDALTIHNHLWQAKRSAVPKKSSK; this comes from the exons CAATGGACATCATACCATTGGAGATGTACGACTCCGCCAGAGCAAAAATAGCTGCCAACTTGCGGTGGCTGTTTGCCAAAGCCTATGGCATTG ACCATATTCCAGAGGACTTAAGGGACCCATTCTACACAGACCAGTATGACCAGGAACACATCAAGCCGCCTGTCATCcgcctgctgctgtcctgtgAGCTCTACTGCCGTGTCTGCGCCCTCATCCTCAAGTCAGAGCAGGCAGCGTCTCTTCAGTCCCACCTGTCTGTCATCCAGGCTCTGTCCAGGAAGGGCATATATGTTGTGGAAAGTGACGATACACCCGTCACAGATGGGGACCTGGCCTGTATGCCCATCAAAATG AGTGCTCACATGCCCATGATCGATGCCCTGATGATGGCGTACACAGTGGAGATGATCAGCATCGAGAAAGTGGTGGCTTCTGTCAAGCGCTTCTCCACCTTCAGTGCCTCCAAGGAGCTGCCCTTTGACCTGGAGGATGCTATGGTCTTCTGGATCAACAAG GTGAACATGAAGATGAGGGAGATTACAGAAAGGGAGCACAAAGTCAAGCACCACCCTCTGGAGTCCCCCAGCCACCAAAAG TCTCCCTCCAAATGGTATTGGAAGCTAGTCCCT GTACGGTATCGTCGGGAGCACGCCTCAGGCCGACAGCTGCCCTTCTTTCCGCTGCTGGAAGACCTGATGAGGGATGTTTGTGACGGAGCTGCACTGCTCACAGTGGTCCACTGCTACTGCCCAGACCTCATGAAGCTGGAGG ATATTTGCCTGAAGGAAGTACCCTCCATCGCAGATAGCCTGTACAACATCCAGCTACTGAGAGAGTTCGCCAACGAATATCTGAATAAAAGTTTCTATCTGACAACGGAGGACATGCTGTACTCGCCACTTGTGCTCAAG CACAATGTGATGGTGTTCATTGCTGAACTCTTCTGGTGGTTTGAGACCGTCAAGCcagagtttgtccagcctcGAGATCTCCAAGAGTTTAAAGATG ctcGAGCCATAGCTCAGCCCAAGAGTGCCCGCCCATCAGTGCCTATCTCCAACGCCACCAAGCGCAGCTTCTTGGCCAGCCCTGGTGTGGCTGATAACCAGAGCAGCCCAGAAGTCTGTAACAGGTACTTCCTGCACCCTGAAGAGTCTGACCCCCT tAAAGGGGGTCCAACCTTCAGTCCTTCCCACCCACTCCTGCCCCTTCGACAGAGGCAACAAAAGCAAGGAGAGGATGTTGCAG GTCTCAGAAACCGCTCCAACTCCCTGACTCAGATGGACGGACAGCCCCGAGGCTCTGTTCTTGCATGGCCCGATAAAAGGCAGAG ACCACTGTCCACACTGAGCCCCTACATGTTTCATTCAGCCACAGACAGTGATGCAGACATAGCTTCTGGTGACAGTGTGAGTCTAGCTCGCTCCATAAGTAAGGACAGCCTGGCGTCCAACGTCATTACCGTCACACCCAAACACCAGACCTCTGTCCACCAGCCGCCACAGGCCGCCATACGCAAAGTCAACGGCCACGGCCTCATGGGAAATGTCAACAttgaggcagaggaagaaactCTGGTGGCAGTTGCCAGGACTGATGGTTCTGTCACCCCGAAACGGGTTGAAGGGCCACAAGCAACTGCCACAGTGGGACCCAAACCTTCGTCTGAGTCCAAACCTGCACCAGATAGCTTTTACCTAGAACCACTGATGCCTGCCGTGCTCAAAACGGCTAAAGAGAAGTCTGTATGCCTAAacaaggaggaagaaagtggTGAGGGGCCCCGCTCTTCAGGAAGGGGTTCTCTACGCCGAGGAGATGGATCGACATCGGCCGTTCGTAGGAAAGCGCCCTGCAGCCTGAATCAAACCTTTACCCCttcaggtgaggaggaagactTGTCAGAGGAGCCTCCACAGGCTCAGGCAGGTTTCAGGCCCATTGTCACCAGCAGTGTGGACCCTTCGTCCAGAGAGCCAGCTGGGGGTTTCTACCTGCATTCAGATTCTGAAGAATCAAAGGCTGGCCAGGGCATGGACGCTGAGCTGGAAGAcctggatgaagaggaggaggatctgGATGAAGCTGTTACTACTAAAGACCCCAACTGGCCCAGGAAAGCCTTTattgaggaagatgaagaagaagagtcagCCAAACTCCAAGAGGACATGAATGTGAAAGAGCACGAGGACAAAGACTTGAACGGTGGCAGCGGTCGGTCCAGCCCCTGTCTCAGTGCTCACTCCCAGGCTAGCAGTATGGCCAGTGGCAGTGTGCGCATGACCTCATTTGCTGAGCGCAAAGCCCAGCAGCAGCGCTTCGGCAGCAACCACGACCTTCGCTCCAGTGCCTCCAGCTCCCAAAGGACCACACCAGATGGATCAGAGAGCAGCGGACCTCTGACTTCCTCCTGGAAGCTTAAGAGAGACCAGAGCCCCTCCTCACCCTTGGGAGGATACTCTCGTACAGGTGACGGAAACGGTGGTGCCAGTGTACTGGCCTCTGAACTTGTCCAGCTTCGtatgcagctggaggagaagcgACGTGCCATTGAgcaccagaagaagaaaatggaggTGCTGTCGGCGAGGCAGAGGCAGAAGCTGGGAAAGGCGGCTTTCCTGCACGTTGTAAAGAAAGGTAGCGGCAAGAGTGACACATTACCAAACCCACTTAAAGCTGACATCCCTAAAGATGAGCTCAGTGGGGGGAAAGGACCATCAAGTAAAGATGATATGTGTGTGGATGCCCTGAGGGGGGACAAAGAGTTGGAGGGAACCACCCCGTCAGGTGCCTTAGAAGCAGACAAGAAAGGGAACAGTGGAAGCTTCTACCTAGAAGAAGAGTTGGACCTGAATGAGTGCAGTCGCTCCATCGAATTGCTGAACGACGCCATCGgcagcatccagcagcagatgatgcagctgtcactgcagcaggagATGTTGATGAAACAGAATGTACAGTCCCCCCCTGgtgcaactccacctcctcctgtcacCAGTGACAAAAACGGTGACTCTAAGGCGGGGGCAAGCTTCCACTTTGTGGAGCACCTCTCCGGCACAAGCACTGCCCCCACCAGGAAACCCCCCAAGCTAAGCTCAGGCCGTGGCTCCAGGTCCAAGCCATCAGAGCTAAAGATAGCCAAGGAGCAGAGCCGACAGGCCTCAAGGACCCTCACCCCCACCCAGAGTGGGTCAGAGACATTACCACACCCAAGACAGTTAGCTGGGGGCAGGTCCCCCAGGACCGAGTACCCCGACAGCCCCAGAAATGCCACAGCAGTAGATACAATCGACAGGCCAGGCTCTGGCCACATTCGGAGCGCCACCTTCCGGCTTCGCGACGAGGCAAATGTGCGACTGCCGACCCGAGTGGACCTGACGGCAGTGGTTGCCTCAGAAGTGTCCTTTGACGAGTGCCTGTCCAGCACCGTGAGAGAGACAGACCTTAATTCTTCAGACGGTTCAGGGAAAGAGAACGTACCATCAGAGGAGGTGCAGCGCAGCAAAACCCACCTGATTGAGGTGGATCTGTCAGAGCTGAAAGCcgctgaggatgaggaggctgctgaggaCAGAACTACAgaaggaggtgatggagagcaGAAGTCAGTCATGGGCTTCTTCTTCAAG GATGAGCAGAAGGCAGAGGATGAGCTTGCTAAGAAGAGAGCAGCGTTcttgctgaagcagcagaagaaagcTGAGGAGGCTCGACTCCGTAAACAACAACTAGAAGCAGAATCAGAGCTCAAACGAGACGAAGCGAG ACGGAAGGCTGAGGAAGAGCGCTTGcgtaaagaagaggagaagacacGGCGGGAGCTGATAAAGCAGGAGTATCTGcggaggaagcagcaggagaTGTTCGAGGAACAAGGCCTCGTCAAGCCCAAAACGCCCAAACcgaagcagaaacacagaccCAAGTCTGTCTTCAGAGAGGAATCCTCCAGCGATAATTTCTCCAAGGGCTCTTCTACAT CTGACAACCTGAGCAACGCCCAATCAGGCTCCAGTCTGTCCCTGGCCTCTGCTGCGACCAACGAGGCCGACAGTGTCAACTCTGGAGGGGCTGGCTCCCAGCG CTGTGACTCTGTGGAGTCGTTTCCAGGCAGTCGTAACAACAGTcgcactgcagagagagactggGACAATGGCTCCACGGCCTCTTCCATCACTTCCATGGCTGAATACACTG GTCCGAAACTATTCAAGGAGCCCAGCGCCAAGTCGAATAAGCCAATCATCCACAATGCAATCTCGCACTGCTGCCTGGCTGGCAAAGTCAACGAGCCACAGAAGAACCAGATCCTAGAG GAGTTGGAGAAGTGCGAGTCCAACCACATGATGATCCTGTTTCGCGACGGCGGCTGCCAGTTCCGGGCTCTCTACTCGTACTTCCCCGAAACCGAAGAGATACAGAAGCTGACAGGCACGGGACCCAAGAGCATCAGCAAGAAGATGATCGACAAGCTCTACAAGTACAGCTCTGACCGAAAGCAGTTCACCGTCATCCCCGCCAAGACTGTGTCGGTCAGCGTGGACGCACTGACCATCCACAACCACCTGTGGCAGGCCAAGAGGAGTGCTGTGCCAAAGAAAAGCTCGAAATAG